The DNA window GGTTTTGGTGAGTCTGCCACTGAGGATCGATGCCTTGCTTCGGGGCCACTGGGTGTTTGGAGACAGCTTGTGTCGCCTCAACCTCTTCTTGATGTTTTCCAACCGCTCCGCCAGTATCGGACTCATGACCGTGGTGGCAATTTATCGTTACTTCAAGGTAAGAAAGACAGTGGAGCAGGGCTTGGAAGGGAGCAGCTGCCCACGAAGGgtcacttttatttaaccaaaaaccAACCGTGACAGCAACATTTTGCCAATAGTTCTgatcactgttttctttctccaggtGGTCCACCCTCATCACCGCTTCAACCGGATAACCAACTGTCGGGCCGTGTATGTGTCCGTGTTTGTGTGGCTGCTGGTCATCAGTCCCCGCGTTCCCATGCTGGCTTACAGTCATATCAAAGGCGCCGGCAACAACACCCAGTGCTTCTTCTTCACTTCTTACAAAGAGGCCTCGCAAGCCATCATCATCCTGGTCGGCATGCACCGGATCCTGACGGTGTTTGAGTTCATCATCCCGATGGCCATGCTGCTGTTCTGCTCCATCAGGATCTCCAGCTTCCTGAAGGAGCGGCAGATGGGGAAGGCAGACAAGGTTCGGAAGGCGATGCAAGTGTGCATTGCCATTGTTGCAGTCTTCATGGTGTGCTTCCTGCCCACCACCGTGACCACCATTGGCGTGTGGGCCATCCGTTCGTACCGGCCATCGGACTGCTACGCTTTCTACACCTTCACGCAGCTCAACATCGTGTCTTTGGGACTGAACTTCCTGAACTCAGCCCTGGACCCCATCGTCTACATCTTCTCCAGCTCCATGTTCAGGAAGGCGCTGTGCAGCTCGCTGCCCCGCGCCCTGCGCTGCGGTCAGGACGCTGAGGATGACAGCACGCAATCGTCATCAGGAACTCAGTCTACACAGCAGGAGCTGAAATCACTGAGGACTGGCAGGAGTAGTGAGGCCATGTAATGAGCTTCTCCTAGATAATAGATGTGGACTGGATCAAGCAGCTCTGTAAAAGCCTTCATATCTGCTTCTTGTAGTATTTTGCATCAAATGGCTCCGTTTCTTTGGTGttgaggttttgtttgttttggtgttttacGCTGCTAAAGCATcaaatgcaaacacaggaattttaatcttttttgcaCATTCGCTCAATTATTCTACATCTTATGCAtcaattgagtttttttttcattcatcctgaaatttgtttcttttgtaataaaaattcTCGAATCACTAGAAAAGTTTGAGTATTTGTCCCGAGGAAGATCAAGATTTTTTCAAACCTTGTTTGCTGTGAACATTGCTGTGATTATGTATTCTGCACTACAGCTCACATAAGAAAGTTGCCCTGCCAGAGGCAGATTTAGTGATTTGGGGGCTCCAGGCAAACCTGGACA is part of the Channa argus isolate prfri chromosome 20, Channa argus male v1.0, whole genome shotgun sequence genome and encodes:
- the LOC137106102 gene encoding hydroxycarboxylic acid receptor 2-like yields the protein MLLDKSENFTTPTPGGCPPVGIQLEGVILPPVLTIDIILGLLGNIVALWIFCFKLKAWNPNNLFLFNLVIADFLVLVSLPLRIDALLRGHWVFGDSLCRLNLFLMFSNRSASIGLMTVVAIYRYFKVVHPHHRFNRITNCRAVYVSVFVWLLVISPRVPMLAYSHIKGAGNNTQCFFFTSYKEASQAIIILVGMHRILTVFEFIIPMAMLLFCSIRISSFLKERQMGKADKVRKAMQVCIAIVAVFMVCFLPTTVTTIGVWAIRSYRPSDCYAFYTFTQLNIVSLGLNFLNSALDPIVYIFSSSMFRKALCSSLPRALRCGQDAEDDSTQSSSGTQSTQQELKSLRTGRSSEAM